One part of the Streptomyces lydicus genome encodes these proteins:
- the gltB gene encoding glutamate synthase large subunit, translating to MRFASTHSATTDGATAAWSPMDGRPAQQGMYDPRNEHDACGVGFVATLTGEASHALVEQALTVLTNLEHRGATGSEPDSGDGAGILLQVPDAFLRENVTFELPEAGAYAVGIAFLPYEAQEAAAAVSAIETIAAEEGLDVLGWRVVPVAPQLLGNGARATMPAFSQLYVADGQNTGLALDRKAFALRKRAEREAGVYFPSLSARTIVYKGMLTTGQLEPFFPDLSDRRFATAIALVHSRFSTNTFPSWPLAHPYRFVAHNGEINTVKGNRNWMRARESQLASELFGEQDLARIFPVCTPDASDSASFDEVLELLHLGGRSLPHSVLMMVPEAWENSTFMDPARRAFYQYHSTLMEPWDGPACVTFTDGTQVGAVLDRNGLRPGRYWVTDDGLVVLSSEVGVLDIDPAKVVRKGRLQPGRMFLVDTAEHRIIEDDEIKAQLAAEQPYQEWLDSGLIELAELPEREHIVHTHASVTRRQQTFGYTEEELRVILAPMAKTGAEPIGSMGTDSPIAALSERPRLLFDYFTQLFAQVTNPPLDAIREELVTSLISSLGPQGNLLEPTAAACRSVTLPFPVIDNDELAKLIHINADGDMPGMKAVTLSGLYRVSGGGESLAARIEEICAEADAAIDDGARLIVLSDRHSDAEHAPIPSLLLTAAVHHHLIGTKERTKVGLLVEAGDVREVHHIALLIGYGAAAVNPYLAMESVEDLVRAGTFLPGVETETAIKNLIKALGKGVLKVMSKMGISTVASYRGAQVFEAVGLDQEFVDRYFHGTATKIGGAGLDVVAKEVAARHAKAYPASGIAATHRALEIGGEYQWRREGEPHLFDPDTVFRLQHSTRSRRYDIFKQYTERVNEQSERLMTLRGLFGFKSDRAAIPLDEVEPVSEIVKRFSTGAMSYGSISQEAHETLAIAMNQLGGKSNTGEGGEDPERLYDPARRSSIKQVASGRFGVTSEYLVNSDDIQIKMAQGAKPGEGGQLPGHKVYPWVAKTRHSTPGVGLISPPPHHDIYSIEDLAQLIHDLKNANPAARIHVKLVSEVGVGTVAAGVSKAHADVVLISGHDGGTGASPLTSLKHAGGPWELGLAETQQTLLLNGLRDRIVVQTDGQLKTGRDVVIAALLGAEEYGFATAPLVVSGCVMMRVCHLDTCPVGIATQNPTLRERFSGKAEYIVNFFQFIAEEVRELLAELGFRTLEEAVGHAELLDTGKAVDHWKAQGLDLAPLLHVPELPEGAVRHRNTAQDHGLEKALDNELIKLAADALAADTAEAAQPVRAQVAVRNINRTVGTMLGHEVTKKFGGAGLPDDTVDITFTGSAGQSFGAFLPRGVTLRLEGDANDYVGKGLSGGRIVVRPDRGADHLAEYSTIAGNTLAYGATGGELFLRGRVGERFCVRNSGATVVSEGVGDHGCEYMTGGNAVVLGETGRNFAAGMSGGFAYVIDLDPANVNKEMTGAVNALDDADKQWLHDVVRRHQEETGSTVAAKLLADWDAAAARFSKVIPPTYQAVLVAKEAAEQAGLSESETHEKMMEAATNG from the coding sequence ATGCGCTTCGCGTCCACGCACTCCGCGACCACCGACGGCGCCACCGCCGCCTGGTCGCCCATGGACGGGCGCCCCGCCCAGCAGGGGATGTACGACCCGCGCAACGAGCACGACGCCTGCGGCGTCGGCTTCGTGGCCACCCTCACCGGCGAGGCCAGCCACGCACTGGTCGAGCAGGCCCTCACCGTCCTGACCAACCTGGAGCACCGCGGTGCCACCGGCTCCGAGCCCGACTCGGGCGACGGCGCCGGCATCCTGCTCCAGGTGCCGGACGCGTTCCTGCGTGAGAACGTGACCTTCGAGCTCCCCGAGGCCGGCGCGTACGCCGTCGGCATCGCCTTCCTGCCCTACGAGGCCCAGGAAGCGGCCGCCGCCGTCTCGGCGATCGAGACGATCGCCGCCGAAGAGGGCCTGGACGTCCTCGGCTGGCGCGTCGTCCCGGTCGCCCCCCAGCTCCTCGGCAACGGCGCCCGCGCCACCATGCCGGCCTTCTCCCAGCTGTACGTCGCCGACGGACAGAACACCGGCCTGGCCCTGGACCGCAAGGCGTTCGCGCTGCGCAAGCGCGCCGAGCGCGAGGCGGGCGTCTACTTCCCCTCGCTGTCCGCCCGGACCATCGTCTACAAGGGCATGCTGACCACCGGCCAGCTGGAGCCCTTCTTCCCGGACCTGTCCGACCGCCGCTTCGCCACCGCCATCGCGCTGGTCCACTCGCGGTTCTCCACCAACACCTTCCCGAGCTGGCCGCTGGCCCACCCGTACCGCTTCGTCGCGCACAACGGCGAGATCAACACGGTCAAGGGCAACCGCAACTGGATGCGCGCCCGCGAGTCCCAGCTCGCCTCCGAACTCTTCGGCGAGCAGGACCTCGCGCGGATCTTCCCCGTCTGCACCCCGGACGCCTCCGACTCCGCCTCCTTCGACGAGGTCCTGGAGCTGCTCCACCTCGGCGGCCGCTCGCTGCCGCACTCGGTGCTGATGATGGTCCCCGAGGCGTGGGAGAACTCCACCTTCATGGACCCGGCCCGGCGCGCCTTCTACCAGTACCACTCCACGTTGATGGAGCCCTGGGACGGCCCGGCCTGCGTCACCTTCACCGACGGCACCCAGGTCGGCGCGGTCCTCGACCGCAACGGTCTGCGCCCGGGCCGCTACTGGGTCACCGACGACGGCCTGGTCGTGCTGTCCTCCGAGGTCGGCGTCCTGGACATCGACCCCGCCAAGGTCGTCCGCAAGGGCCGCCTCCAGCCCGGCCGGATGTTCCTCGTCGACACCGCCGAGCACCGCATCATCGAGGACGACGAGATCAAGGCGCAGCTCGCCGCCGAGCAGCCCTACCAGGAGTGGCTGGACTCCGGCCTGATCGAGCTGGCCGAACTGCCCGAGCGCGAGCACATCGTGCACACCCACGCCTCGGTCACCCGCCGCCAGCAGACCTTCGGCTACACCGAGGAAGAGCTCCGCGTCATCCTCGCCCCGATGGCCAAGACCGGCGCCGAACCGATCGGCTCGATGGGCACCGACTCGCCGATCGCCGCGCTCTCCGAGCGCCCCCGGCTGCTCTTCGACTACTTCACCCAGCTCTTCGCGCAGGTCACCAACCCGCCGCTGGACGCCATCCGCGAGGAACTGGTCACCTCGCTGATCTCCTCGCTCGGCCCCCAGGGCAACCTCCTGGAGCCCACCGCGGCCGCCTGCCGCAGCGTGACCCTGCCCTTCCCGGTCATCGACAACGACGAGCTGGCCAAGCTCATCCACATCAACGCCGACGGCGACATGCCCGGCATGAAGGCCGTCACCCTCTCCGGCCTCTACCGGGTCTCCGGCGGCGGCGAGTCGCTGGCCGCCCGCATCGAGGAGATCTGCGCCGAGGCCGACGCCGCCATCGACGACGGCGCCCGGCTGATCGTGCTCTCCGACCGGCACTCCGACGCCGAGCACGCCCCGATCCCGTCGCTGCTGCTGACCGCCGCGGTGCACCACCACCTCATCGGCACCAAGGAGCGCACCAAGGTCGGTCTGCTCGTCGAGGCCGGCGACGTCCGCGAGGTGCACCACATCGCGCTGCTCATCGGCTACGGCGCGGCCGCGGTCAACCCGTACCTGGCCATGGAGTCCGTCGAGGACCTCGTCCGGGCCGGCACCTTCCTGCCCGGCGTCGAGACCGAGACCGCGATCAAGAACCTCATCAAGGCGCTCGGCAAGGGCGTCCTGAAGGTCATGTCCAAGATGGGCATCTCCACCGTCGCCTCCTACCGCGGCGCGCAGGTCTTCGAGGCCGTCGGCCTGGACCAGGAGTTCGTCGACCGGTACTTCCACGGCACCGCCACCAAGATCGGCGGCGCCGGCCTGGACGTCGTCGCCAAGGAGGTCGCCGCGCGGCACGCCAAGGCGTACCCGGCGTCCGGCATCGCCGCCACGCACCGCGCGCTGGAGATCGGCGGCGAGTACCAGTGGCGCCGCGAGGGCGAACCGCACCTCTTCGACCCGGACACCGTCTTCCGGCTGCAGCACTCCACCCGCTCGCGCCGCTACGACATCTTCAAGCAGTACACCGAAAGGGTGAACGAGCAGTCCGAGCGGCTGATGACGCTGCGCGGCCTGTTCGGCTTCAAGTCCGACCGCGCCGCGATCCCGCTGGACGAGGTCGAGCCCGTCTCCGAGATCGTCAAGCGCTTCTCCACCGGCGCGATGTCGTACGGCTCCATCTCGCAGGAGGCGCACGAGACCCTCGCCATCGCCATGAACCAGCTGGGCGGCAAGTCCAACACCGGTGAGGGCGGCGAGGACCCCGAGCGGCTCTACGACCCGGCGCGCCGCTCCTCCATCAAGCAGGTCGCCTCCGGCCGCTTCGGCGTGACCAGCGAGTACCTCGTCAACTCCGACGACATCCAGATCAAGATGGCGCAGGGCGCCAAGCCCGGCGAGGGCGGCCAGCTGCCCGGCCACAAGGTCTACCCCTGGGTCGCCAAGACCCGGCACTCCACCCCGGGCGTCGGCCTGATCTCCCCGCCGCCGCACCACGACATCTACTCCATCGAGGACCTGGCTCAGCTGATCCACGACCTCAAGAACGCCAACCCGGCGGCCCGCATCCACGTGAAGCTGGTCTCCGAGGTCGGCGTCGGCACGGTCGCCGCGGGTGTCTCCAAGGCGCACGCGGACGTGGTGCTGATCTCCGGCCACGACGGCGGCACCGGCGCCTCCCCGCTCACCTCGCTCAAGCACGCGGGCGGCCCCTGGGAGCTGGGCCTGGCCGAGACCCAGCAGACGCTGCTGCTCAACGGCCTGCGCGACCGCATCGTCGTGCAGACCGACGGCCAGCTCAAGACCGGCCGCGACGTCGTCATCGCCGCCCTGCTGGGCGCCGAGGAGTACGGCTTCGCCACCGCCCCGCTGGTCGTCTCCGGCTGCGTCATGATGCGCGTCTGCCACCTGGACACCTGCCCGGTCGGCATCGCCACCCAGAACCCGACGCTGCGCGAGCGGTTCAGCGGCAAGGCCGAGTACATCGTCAACTTCTTCCAGTTCATCGCCGAGGAGGTCCGCGAGCTCCTCGCCGAGCTGGGCTTCCGCACCCTGGAGGAGGCCGTCGGCCACGCCGAACTGCTCGACACCGGCAAGGCCGTGGACCACTGGAAGGCGCAGGGCCTGGACCTGGCCCCGCTGCTGCACGTCCCCGAGCTGCCCGAGGGCGCGGTCCGCCACCGGAACACCGCCCAGGACCACGGTCTGGAGAAGGCGCTCGACAACGAGCTGATCAAGCTCGCCGCCGACGCGCTGGCGGCCGACACCGCAGAGGCCGCGCAGCCGGTCCGCGCGCAGGTCGCGGTCCGCAACATCAACCGCACGGTCGGCACCATGCTGGGCCACGAGGTGACGAAGAAGTTCGGTGGCGCGGGCCTGCCCGACGACACCGTCGACATCACCTTCACCGGCTCCGCCGGCCAGTCCTTCGGCGCGTTCCTGCCGCGCGGCGTCACGCTGCGGCTGGAGGGCGACGCCAACGACTACGTCGGCAAGGGCCTGTCCGGCGGCCGGATCGTCGTCCGCCCGGACCGCGGCGCCGACCACCTCGCGGAGTACTCCACCATCGCGGGCAACACCCTCGCCTACGGCGCCACCGGCGGCGAGCTGTTCCTGCGCGGCCGGGTCGGCGAGCGTTTCTGCGTCCGCAACTCCGGTGCCACGGTGGTCTCCGAGGGCGTCGGCGACCACGGCTGCGAGTACATGACCGGCGGCAACGCGGTCGTCCTCGGTGAGACCGGCCGCAACTTCGCGGCCGGCATGTCCGGCGGTTTCGCCTACGTCATCGACCTGGACCCGGCCAACGTCAACAAGGAGATGACCGGCGCGGTCAACGCGCTGGACGACGCCGACAAGCAGTGGCTGCACGACGTGGTGCGTCGCCACCAGGAGGAGACCGGCTCCACCGTGGCCGCCAAGCTCCTCGCCGACTGGGATGCCGCGGCCGCGCGCTTCAGCAAGGTCATCCCGCCCACGTACCAGGCAGTGCTCGTCGCCAAGGAAGCCGCCGAGCAGGCCGGACTCTCGGAGTCCGAGACCCACGAGAAGATGATGGAGGCGGCGACCAATGGCTGA
- a CDS encoding glutamate synthase subunit beta: MADPKGFLTHEREIAKTRPVEERVKDWNEVYQPGSLLPIISKQASRCMDCGIPFCHNGCPLGNLIPEWNDYAYREDWTEASERLHATNNFPEFTGRLCPAPCEAACVLGINQPPVTIKNVEVSIIDKAWDNGDVTPQPPERLSGKTVAVIGSGPAGLAAAQQLTRAGHTVAVYERADRIGGLLRYGIPEFKMEKRHINRRIEQMRAEGTKFRTEVEIGRDIDAKKLRKRYDAVVIAAGATTSRDLPVPGRELNGIHFAMEYLPLANKVQEGDLTVAPITAEGKHVVVIGGGDTGADCVGTAHRQGAASVTQLEIMGKPGDERNPNQPWPTFPMLYKVTSAHEEGGERIYSVSTTHFEGDEDGNVQWLHLTEVEFKDGKPEPKPGTERKLPAQLVTLAMGFTGTDQQNGLVEQFGLELDARGNVARDGDFATNVPGVFVAGDAGRGQSLIVWAIAEGRSAARGVDRFLTGVSALPAPIKPTDRALTV, from the coding sequence ATGGCTGACCCCAAGGGCTTCCTGACCCACGAGCGCGAGATCGCCAAGACCCGCCCCGTCGAGGAGCGCGTCAAGGACTGGAACGAGGTCTACCAGCCCGGCTCCCTGCTGCCGATCATCAGCAAGCAGGCGTCGCGCTGCATGGACTGCGGCATCCCGTTCTGCCACAACGGCTGCCCGCTCGGAAACCTCATCCCCGAGTGGAACGACTACGCCTACCGCGAGGACTGGACCGAGGCCAGCGAGCGGCTGCACGCCACCAACAACTTCCCGGAGTTCACCGGCCGGCTGTGCCCCGCGCCCTGTGAGGCCGCCTGCGTGCTGGGCATCAACCAGCCGCCGGTGACCATCAAGAACGTCGAGGTCTCCATCATCGACAAGGCGTGGGACAACGGGGACGTCACCCCGCAGCCGCCCGAGCGCCTCTCCGGCAAGACCGTCGCCGTCATCGGCTCCGGCCCGGCCGGTCTGGCCGCCGCCCAGCAGCTGACCCGGGCCGGCCACACCGTCGCCGTCTACGAGCGCGCGGACCGTATCGGCGGGCTCCTCCGCTACGGCATCCCCGAGTTCAAGATGGAGAAGCGCCACATCAACCGCCGCATCGAGCAGATGCGCGCGGAGGGCACCAAGTTCCGTACGGAGGTGGAGATCGGCCGCGACATCGACGCCAAGAAGCTGCGCAAGCGCTACGACGCCGTCGTCATCGCCGCCGGTGCCACCACCTCGCGTGACCTGCCCGTCCCGGGCCGCGAGCTGAACGGCATCCACTTCGCGATGGAGTACCTGCCGCTCGCCAACAAGGTGCAGGAGGGCGACCTGACCGTCGCCCCGATCACCGCCGAGGGCAAGCACGTCGTCGTCATCGGTGGCGGCGACACCGGCGCGGACTGCGTCGGCACCGCCCACCGCCAGGGTGCGGCCTCCGTCACCCAGCTGGAGATCATGGGCAAGCCGGGCGACGAGCGGAACCCCAACCAGCCCTGGCCGACGTTCCCGATGCTCTACAAGGTGACCTCCGCGCACGAGGAGGGCGGCGAGCGGATCTACTCCGTCTCCACCACCCACTTCGAGGGCGACGAGGACGGCAACGTCCAGTGGCTGCACCTGACCGAGGTGGAGTTCAAGGACGGCAAGCCGGAGCCGAAGCCGGGCACCGAGCGGAAGCTCCCCGCCCAGCTGGTCACCCTCGCGATGGGCTTCACCGGCACCGACCAGCAGAACGGCCTGGTCGAGCAGTTCGGCCTGGAGCTCGACGCGCGCGGCAACGTCGCCCGTGACGGTGACTTCGCCACCAACGTCCCCGGCGTGTTCGTCGCCGGTGACGCCGGTCGCGGCCAGTCGTTGATCGTGTGGGCCATCGCCGAGGGCCGCTCCGCCGCCCGCGGTGTGGACCGCTTCCTGACCGGAGTCAGCGCCCTGCCGGCTCCGATCAAGCCGACGGACCGCGCACTGACCGTGTGA